One region of Microbacterium sp. M28 genomic DNA includes:
- the hrpA gene encoding ATP-dependent RNA helicase HrpA produces MSSPVISYPAELPVSAAREEIADAIRAHQVVIVAGATGSGKTTQLPKICLELGRERIAHTQPRRLAARTIAERVAEELHVELGGRVGYKVRFTDQVSDATQIALMTDGILLNEIHRDRLLRRYDTIIIDEAHERSLNVDFLLGYLTRILPERPDLKVIITSATIDPESFARHFADANGEPAPVIEVSGRTFPVEIRYRPLDDAPTTPQQSPPSTPNRPNPGGSKPSMRSSEPEDEVSAIVTALRELDREAPGDVLVFLPGEAEIRDAADAVRAAYAKDRSPTEVLPLYGRLSAAEQHRVFERSRVAGVRRRVVLATNVAETSLTVPGIKYVIDVGTARISRYSNRSKVQRLPIEAISQASANQRSGRAGRTSDGIAIRLYSEEDFEKRPEFTEPEILRTSLASVVLQMLSLGFGDIQAFPFLTPPDSRGIKAAFDLLTELGAVSLTGDSPRLTRIGRDISRMPIDPRFARMLVEAAKNGVLTDVLAIVAGLSIQDVRERPSQDAPQGIRDEADRMHARFADPTSDFLTILNLWNHLREQQRELGSSAFRRMCRSEHLNYVRVREWFDVHRQLRSLVPSRSSSERSESKRGRDEERVSTRSAPPSSLNERGTSDPDAVHRALLSGLLSQIGILDERTSAAKGTNKTPPKDAKRRVTEYRGARGIRFSIFPGSALRKKSPSAVMAAEIVETSRMFARTAAAIDPAWAEALAGDLAKRQVSEPHWSKDAGAAVAFEKVILFGVEIIPRRRVQFARIDRAAARELFLRHALVEGEWDPTRIDKRVSAFWRSNGELRKRLEKLEERERRRDILAGDEAVFRFYDERIPADVFDVRSFERWWRETLQKTPKLLVMRESDLLDDTDRADQSEFPTRWTQGDQVLGLAYRFEPGAPDDGVSVVVPLALLAQIDDRGFDWQVPGLRAELVTALLRALPKAIRRHVVPAADWAEKFGEQLAADGPEHHNGLPPRSLKESLARLIQPLANQPVSAADFDDDRVAGHLRMNFRAVDERGRVAGSARDLTRLQQELADRARASVARSIARPTTERGRRPETAMADALRQAQVAGVSPTGSSNAPTVREQDGLTAWTFGELPEVLDTRVAGGVVRGYPAVVDAGKTVSVRVEATADAAAKATRDGILRLVLLNVPSPSSYIQGHLTSQEKLALAASPYQNVAALIEDARAAVVRAMIEAEAPGGIVRTEAEFTRVRDAVNAGLVDRLFTCVSLVAKILTKARDVERALKSQNSLALLGPLNDVRSQLAGLVRPGFISATGTERLAHLPRYLDGMLERLNTLANDPGKDRSRMTEYERMARVFEDAGGTIPLHQDAPPSLVETRWLLEEYRISVFAQRLGTAQPVSPQRIQKVLAGAR; encoded by the coding sequence ATGTCCTCTCCCGTGATCTCCTATCCCGCCGAGCTGCCCGTCAGCGCGGCCAGGGAGGAGATCGCCGACGCCATCCGCGCGCATCAGGTCGTGATCGTCGCCGGCGCCACCGGGTCGGGAAAGACCACGCAGCTGCCGAAGATCTGCCTCGAGCTGGGTCGCGAACGCATCGCGCACACGCAGCCGCGTCGTCTGGCCGCGCGGACGATCGCGGAGCGCGTCGCGGAGGAGCTGCACGTCGAGCTCGGCGGCCGCGTCGGCTACAAGGTCCGCTTCACGGACCAGGTCTCGGATGCCACGCAGATCGCGCTGATGACCGACGGCATCCTCCTGAACGAGATCCATCGCGATCGGCTGCTGCGGCGTTACGACACGATCATCATCGACGAGGCGCACGAACGGTCGCTGAACGTCGACTTCCTGCTGGGGTATCTCACGCGCATCCTGCCGGAGCGGCCGGATCTCAAAGTCATCATCACGTCGGCGACGATCGACCCGGAGAGCTTCGCGCGGCACTTCGCCGACGCGAACGGCGAGCCGGCCCCGGTGATCGAGGTGTCGGGGCGGACGTTCCCGGTGGAGATCCGGTATCGGCCGCTGGACGACGCGCCCACAACTCCTCAGCAATCGCCCCCGTCGACGCCGAATCGTCCGAATCCGGGCGGATCCAAGCCATCGATGAGGAGTTCTGAACCGGAGGACGAGGTCTCGGCGATCGTGACCGCGTTGCGCGAACTCGATCGCGAGGCTCCGGGCGACGTGCTCGTCTTCCTCCCCGGTGAAGCCGAGATCCGCGACGCGGCGGATGCCGTGCGCGCGGCGTATGCGAAGGACCGCTCCCCCACCGAGGTGCTCCCGCTGTACGGCCGGCTGTCGGCGGCCGAGCAGCATCGCGTCTTCGAGCGCAGCCGTGTCGCCGGCGTGCGCCGCCGCGTCGTGCTCGCCACGAACGTCGCCGAGACCAGCCTCACGGTCCCCGGCATCAAGTACGTCATCGATGTGGGCACGGCTCGCATCTCCCGGTACAGCAACCGATCGAAGGTGCAGCGGCTCCCGATCGAAGCGATCTCCCAGGCATCGGCGAACCAGCGCTCCGGCCGCGCCGGCCGCACCAGCGACGGCATCGCCATCCGGCTGTATTCGGAGGAGGACTTCGAGAAGCGCCCGGAGTTCACCGAGCCGGAGATCCTGCGGACGTCGCTCGCCTCGGTCGTGCTGCAGATGCTGTCGCTCGGCTTCGGCGACATTCAGGCCTTCCCGTTCCTGACGCCGCCGGATTCCCGCGGCATCAAGGCGGCGTTCGACCTGCTCACCGAACTCGGCGCCGTCTCACTGACCGGCGACTCCCCTCGGCTGACCCGCATCGGGCGGGACATCTCCCGGATGCCGATCGACCCCCGATTCGCCAGGATGCTGGTCGAGGCCGCGAAGAACGGCGTGCTGACCGACGTGCTCGCGATCGTGGCCGGTCTGTCCATCCAGGATGTGCGCGAGCGCCCTTCGCAGGATGCCCCGCAGGGCATACGCGACGAGGCCGACCGCATGCACGCGCGCTTCGCGGACCCCACCAGCGACTTCCTCACGATCCTCAACCTCTGGAACCACCTGCGCGAGCAGCAGCGCGAGCTGGGCTCCAGCGCGTTCCGCCGGATGTGCCGCAGCGAGCACCTGAACTACGTACGCGTCCGGGAATGGTTCGACGTGCATCGTCAGCTCCGGTCGCTGGTGCCCTCTCGTTCGTCGAGCGAGCGGAGCGAGTCGAAACGCGGTCGCGACGAGGAGCGCGTTTCGACTCGGTCGGCTCCGCCGTCCTCGCTCAACGAACGCGGAACGAGCGACCCCGATGCCGTGCACCGCGCGCTGCTGTCCGGGCTGCTGTCGCAGATCGGCATCCTGGACGAGCGAACGTCCGCCGCGAAGGGGACGAACAAGACACCGCCGAAGGATGCCAAGCGGCGAGTCACCGAGTACCGCGGCGCCCGCGGCATCCGGTTCTCGATCTTCCCCGGCTCCGCCCTGCGCAAGAAGAGCCCGAGCGCCGTGATGGCGGCCGAGATCGTCGAGACCTCGCGCATGTTCGCCCGCACGGCAGCGGCGATCGATCCGGCGTGGGCGGAGGCGCTGGCCGGCGACCTCGCCAAGCGCCAGGTGTCCGAACCGCACTGGTCGAAGGATGCCGGAGCGGCCGTCGCCTTCGAGAAGGTCATCCTCTTCGGCGTCGAGATCATCCCGCGCCGCCGGGTCCAGTTCGCCCGCATCGATCGTGCAGCGGCCAGGGAGCTGTTCCTTCGGCACGCGCTGGTCGAGGGCGAATGGGATCCGACCAGGATCGACAAGAGGGTGAGCGCGTTCTGGCGCAGCAACGGCGAACTGCGCAAGCGCCTGGAGAAGCTCGAGGAGCGCGAGCGTCGCCGCGACATCCTCGCGGGCGATGAAGCCGTGTTCCGGTTCTACGACGAGCGCATCCCCGCCGATGTCTTCGACGTGCGCTCCTTCGAGCGCTGGTGGCGCGAGACGCTGCAGAAGACGCCGAAGCTCCTCGTCATGCGGGAGAGCGACCTGCTCGACGACACGGACCGGGCCGATCAGAGCGAGTTCCCGACCCGGTGGACGCAGGGCGACCAGGTGCTGGGGCTCGCCTACCGGTTCGAGCCGGGGGCGCCCGATGACGGCGTGAGCGTGGTCGTCCCCCTCGCCCTGCTCGCCCAGATCGACGACCGCGGCTTCGACTGGCAGGTCCCCGGTCTGCGTGCCGAACTCGTCACCGCGCTCCTGCGTGCGCTGCCGAAGGCGATCCGTCGCCACGTCGTCCCCGCCGCCGACTGGGCGGAGAAGTTCGGGGAACAGCTCGCCGCCGATGGACCGGAGCATCACAACGGGCTGCCGCCGCGTTCGCTGAAGGAATCGCTGGCACGGCTCATCCAGCCGCTCGCCAATCAGCCCGTCTCCGCAGCCGATTTCGACGACGACCGGGTCGCCGGGCATCTGCGGATGAACTTCCGCGCCGTCGACGAGCGCGGTCGCGTCGCCGGCTCCGCGCGCGACCTCACCCGTCTGCAGCAGGAGCTGGCCGATCGGGCGCGCGCGAGTGTCGCCCGTTCCATCGCACGACCGACGACCGAACGGGGACGGCGTCCCGAGACGGCGATGGCCGATGCCCTCCGGCAGGCGCAGGTGGCCGGCGTATCGCCGACCGGATCGTCGAACGCACCGACCGTGCGCGAGCAGGACGGCCTGACCGCGTGGACGTTCGGCGAGCTTCCCGAGGTCCTCGACACCCGGGTCGCCGGTGGTGTGGTGCGCGGCTACCCCGCCGTCGTGGACGCGGGCAAGACCGTGTCGGTCCGGGTGGAGGCCACGGCGGATGCAGCCGCGAAGGCGACCCGCGACGGCATCCTGCGTCTCGTGTTGCTCAATGTCCCTTCGCCGTCGTCGTACATTCAGGGGCATCTGACCAGCCAGGAGAAGCTGGCGCTCGCGGCTTCGCCCTACCAGAACGTCGCCGCGCTGATCGAGGATGCCCGCGCCGCCGTCGTCCGCGCCATGATCGAGGCCGAGGCGCCGGGCGGCATCGTCCGGACCGAAGCCGAGTTCACCCGCGTGCGCGACGCGGTCAACGCCGGGCTCGTCGATCGGCTGTTCACCTGCGTGTCGCTCGTGGCGAAGATCCTCACCAAGGCGCGTGACGTCGAACGCGCCCTCAAGTCCCAGAACTCGCTCGCACTGCTCGGGCCTCTCAACGACGTGCGCTCGCAGCTCGCCGGCCTCGTGCGCCCCGGTTTCATCTCGGCGACGGGGACGGAGCGGCTGGCGCACCTGCCCCGCTATCTCGACGGGATGCTCGAACGCCTGAACACCCTCGCGAACGATCCGGGCAAGGATCGCTCGCGCATGACCGAGTACGAGCGGATGGCCCGGGTATTCGAGGACGCCGGCGGAACCATCCCCCTGCACCAGGACGCGCCGCCATCTCTCGTCGAGACGCGCTGGCTGCTCGAGGAGTACCGCATCAGCGTCTTCGCGCAGCGGCTGGGCACCGCGCAGCCCGTCTCTCCGCAGCGGATCCAGAAGGTGCTCGCCGGCGCGCGCTAG
- a CDS encoding Gfo/Idh/MocA family protein: MTALRWGILATGGIAAAFASDLRTAGLDLVAVGSRSQESADAFAARFDIARAHGSYEALATDPDVDIIYVATPHPMHHADARLALENGKHALVEKSFTVTRAEAADLQRLAAEKGLLVMEAMWTRYLPHMVRIRELIADGALGEIRAVTADHTQKITADPAHRLNALELGGGALLDLGIYPISFIWDILGEPETIKAVARLGETGADTEIATVMTHAGGAVSTSVSSARAVGPNTASVIGTEGRIDIDRVWYAPTSFRLVAPDGTVRESYESAIDGRGMQYQALAAERLVATGTPEGDILPIAESVAIMATLDEIRAQIGVRYPNEG; encoded by the coding sequence ATGACTGCACTGCGCTGGGGAATCCTCGCCACCGGCGGCATCGCCGCCGCGTTCGCCTCCGATCTGCGCACCGCCGGTCTCGATCTCGTCGCCGTCGGCTCGCGTTCCCAGGAATCCGCCGACGCGTTCGCCGCCCGGTTCGACATCGCCCGCGCGCACGGCTCGTACGAAGCGCTGGCGACCGATCCGGACGTCGACATCATCTATGTGGCCACGCCGCACCCGATGCATCACGCCGATGCCCGCCTCGCGCTGGAGAACGGCAAGCACGCCCTCGTCGAGAAGTCGTTCACGGTGACCCGCGCCGAGGCCGCGGACCTGCAGCGGCTCGCGGCGGAGAAGGGCCTGCTCGTGATGGAGGCGATGTGGACGCGTTACCTGCCGCACATGGTCCGCATCAGGGAGTTGATCGCCGACGGCGCTCTCGGCGAGATCCGAGCCGTCACCGCCGATCACACCCAGAAGATCACGGCCGACCCCGCGCACCGGCTGAACGCCCTCGAACTCGGCGGCGGCGCCCTTCTGGACCTCGGCATCTACCCGATCTCGTTCATCTGGGACATCCTCGGCGAACCGGAGACGATCAAGGCGGTCGCACGCCTGGGCGAGACCGGAGCGGACACCGAGATCGCCACCGTGATGACGCACGCCGGCGGCGCCGTGTCCACGAGCGTCTCCTCCGCGAGAGCCGTCGGGCCGAACACGGCATCCGTCATCGGCACCGAGGGACGCATCGACATCGATCGGGTCTGGTACGCGCCGACCTCGTTCCGCCTGGTCGCCCCGGACGGCACGGTCCGCGAGAGCTACGAGTCGGCGATCGACGGACGCGGCATGCAGTATCAGGCGCTGGCAGCAGAACGACTCGTGGCCACCGGCACACCAGAAGGCGACATTCTCCCGATCGCCGAGAGCGTCGCCATCATGGCCACACTGGATGAGATCCGCGCCCAGATCGGCGTGCGGTACCCGAACGAGGGATGA
- a CDS encoding O-acetylhomoserine aminocarboxypropyltransferase/cysteine synthase family protein, producing MTASAEPGSTAFATRQIQAGYVPGAPQNSAVPPIYQTAAFQFASLADAADLFALRKAGNLYSRNASPTQQVLEDRVAALEGGASAVAVASGQAAVAVTLLALAGRGGHIVAADQLYGGTVDLLQETFDDFGIPVTFVDQDDAAAWRAAIRPETRALFAESVANPIAQVLDIRLVADIAHEAGVPLVIDNTVGTPYLVRPGEHGADFVVHSATKFLSGHGTSLGGVVVDQGTFDFGAEPQRWPQFTAPYARFGELVLWERFGIGQAFGALVKSKYVHDLGPSLSPFNAWQILQGIETLDLRVSRQSATALTIAEHLAQHPKVAAVHHPGLSGNPWNALAQQYLPRGVPSVFSFDLAGDIDGDEDPAAHARAALVIDNLAVVRLIANIGDARSMVAHPASMTHSHLSPTQRAAAGISLNTIRFSAGLEDPTDLVADLNQALARL from the coding sequence ATGACCGCTTCCGCCGAGCCAGGCTCGACCGCATTCGCCACCCGGCAGATCCAGGCCGGGTATGTGCCCGGCGCCCCGCAGAACAGCGCCGTTCCGCCGATCTACCAGACCGCAGCCTTCCAGTTCGCCTCGCTGGCGGATGCCGCGGACCTGTTCGCGCTCCGCAAGGCGGGCAATCTGTACAGCCGTAACGCGAGCCCGACGCAGCAGGTGCTCGAGGACCGTGTCGCCGCGCTCGAGGGCGGTGCCTCCGCGGTCGCCGTGGCCTCCGGGCAGGCCGCTGTCGCGGTCACGCTCCTCGCGCTCGCCGGCCGCGGCGGCCACATCGTCGCCGCCGACCAGCTCTACGGCGGCACGGTCGACCTGCTGCAGGAGACGTTCGACGACTTCGGCATCCCGGTGACCTTCGTCGACCAGGATGACGCGGCCGCCTGGCGCGCCGCGATCCGCCCCGAGACCCGCGCGCTGTTCGCCGAATCCGTCGCGAATCCGATCGCCCAGGTGCTCGACATCCGCCTCGTGGCCGACATCGCGCACGAGGCCGGCGTGCCGCTCGTGATCGACAACACGGTCGGCACCCCGTACCTCGTGCGGCCAGGCGAGCACGGGGCCGACTTCGTCGTCCACTCGGCGACCAAGTTCCTCTCCGGGCACGGCACCTCGCTCGGCGGTGTCGTCGTCGATCAAGGCACGTTCGACTTCGGAGCCGAGCCGCAGCGCTGGCCGCAGTTCACCGCCCCCTACGCGCGCTTCGGGGAGCTCGTGCTCTGGGAGCGCTTCGGAATCGGCCAGGCCTTCGGCGCCCTCGTGAAATCCAAGTACGTGCACGACCTCGGACCGTCGCTGTCGCCCTTCAACGCCTGGCAGATCCTGCAGGGCATCGAGACGCTGGATCTGCGGGTGTCCCGCCAGAGCGCGACGGCACTGACGATCGCGGAGCACCTCGCGCAGCACCCGAAGGTCGCCGCGGTCCACCATCCAGGACTGTCGGGAAACCCGTGGAACGCCCTCGCACAGCAATACCTCCCGCGCGGCGTACCCTCGGTGTTCTCGTTCGATCTCGCGGGCGACATCGACGGAGACGAGGACCCCGCAGCCCACGCGCGCGCGGCTCTGGTGATCGACAACCTCGCCGTGGTCCGGCTGATCGCGAACATCGGCGACGCGCGCAGCATGGTCGCGCATCCGGCATCCATGACCCACTCGCACCTGAGCCCGACGCAGCGTGCGGCCGCCGGCATCTCACTGAACACGATCCGCTTCTCGGCGGGTCTCGAGGACCCGACCGACCTCGTCGCTGACCTGAACCAGGCGCTGGCCCGGCTCTGA
- a CDS encoding aldo/keto reductase, with protein sequence MTTPTLSLNDGHSIPQLGYGVFLVPPEDTERAVSEALEIGYRHIDTAAAYRNEEGVGAAIAASGIPRDELFVTTKLWNDRHDGDDPHAAIAESLEKLGLDRVDLYLIHWPTPAKDNYVNAWQRLIEIRQQGLARSIGVSNFLVPHLERIVAETQVIPAVNQIELHPAYQQRDVTEWAKEQGIRIESWGPLGQGKYDLFGTPAVSDAAAAHGKSPAQVVLRWHLQKDFIVFPKSVRAERLKENIDVFDFTLSDAEIEAIDALDPLDGSGRVGTHPEDFN encoded by the coding sequence ATGACCACTCCCACTCTTTCCCTGAACGACGGCCACTCGATCCCCCAGCTCGGCTACGGCGTCTTCCTGGTTCCGCCGGAGGACACCGAACGCGCCGTCAGCGAGGCACTGGAGATCGGATACCGGCACATCGACACCGCGGCGGCCTACCGAAACGAGGAGGGCGTCGGTGCCGCTATCGCCGCCAGCGGCATCCCGCGCGACGAGCTGTTCGTGACCACCAAGCTCTGGAACGACCGGCACGACGGCGACGACCCGCACGCGGCGATCGCCGAGAGCCTCGAGAAGCTGGGCCTGGACCGCGTCGACCTCTACCTCATCCACTGGCCGACGCCGGCGAAGGACAACTACGTCAACGCATGGCAGCGGCTCATCGAGATCCGCCAGCAGGGCCTGGCCCGTTCGATCGGCGTCTCCAACTTCCTCGTGCCGCATCTCGAGCGCATCGTCGCCGAGACGCAGGTCATCCCCGCCGTCAACCAGATCGAACTGCACCCCGCCTACCAGCAGCGCGACGTGACCGAATGGGCGAAGGAGCAGGGCATCCGGATCGAGTCCTGGGGCCCGCTCGGGCAGGGCAAGTACGACCTGTTCGGAACCCCGGCCGTCTCCGACGCGGCCGCAGCCCACGGCAAGTCGCCGGCGCAGGTCGTGCTGCGCTGGCACCTGCAGAAGGACTTCATCGTGTTCCCGAAGTCGGTGCGCGCCGAGCGTCTGAAGGAGAACATCGACGTGTTCGACTTCACGCTGTCGGATGCCGAGATCGAGGCCATCGACGCGCTCGACCCCCTGGACGGATCCGGCCGTGTCGGTACGCATCCCGAGGACTTCAACTGA
- a CDS encoding NYN domain-containing protein produces the protein MAETQDTRVAVYLDFDNIVISWYDRVHGRNAYGKDRQRITENPNDPEVAERLKRATIEVGAIIDYAASFGTLVLTRAYADWSSPVNAVYRSQLVARAVDLVQLFPAAAYAKNGADIRLAVDAVEDMFRLPDLTHVVIVAGDSDYVPLAQRCKRLGRYVIGVGVAGSTAKSLAAACDEFEAYDSLPGVVRPAAKAPAAPAPVPEPETPAEPDAAAEAPVKAKAPRSRAKKAAPKVVEPEAPALTEQEEATQLLERALRLGHDKADADEWLHSSAVKTHMRRMDPSFSEKALGHRSFSDFLKSRDDIAELEETGHERLVRLRER, from the coding sequence ATGGCCGAGACACAGGACACCCGCGTCGCCGTCTACCTGGACTTCGACAACATCGTCATCTCCTGGTACGACCGCGTCCACGGGCGCAACGCCTACGGCAAGGACCGACAGCGCATCACGGAGAACCCGAACGACCCCGAGGTCGCCGAGCGGCTGAAGCGGGCCACGATCGAAGTCGGCGCCATCATCGACTACGCGGCCTCGTTCGGCACGCTCGTGCTCACGCGGGCGTACGCGGACTGGTCCTCCCCGGTGAACGCGGTCTACCGGTCGCAGCTCGTGGCACGGGCCGTCGACCTCGTGCAGCTGTTCCCCGCGGCGGCGTATGCGAAGAACGGCGCGGACATCCGCCTCGCGGTCGACGCCGTGGAGGACATGTTCCGCCTCCCCGATCTCACGCATGTCGTGATCGTGGCGGGCGACAGCGACTACGTGCCGCTCGCGCAGCGGTGCAAGCGCCTCGGACGCTACGTGATCGGCGTCGGCGTCGCCGGCTCCACCGCGAAGTCGTTGGCCGCGGCATGCGACGAGTTCGAAGCGTACGATTCGCTCCCCGGCGTGGTGCGCCCGGCAGCCAAGGCTCCGGCGGCGCCCGCTCCGGTCCCCGAGCCGGAGACTCCGGCGGAACCGGATGCCGCCGCGGAGGCGCCCGTCAAGGCGAAGGCCCCTCGATCACGCGCGAAGAAGGCTGCACCCAAGGTCGTCGAGCCGGAGGCGCCGGCGCTGACCGAGCAGGAGGAGGCGACCCAGTTGCTGGAGCGCGCTCTGCGCCTGGGGCACGACAAGGCGGATGCCGACGAGTGGTTGCACAGCTCAGCCGTCAAGACGCACATGCGACGCATGGATCCCTCCTTCAGCGAGAAGGCGCTCGGGCACCGGTCGTTCTCCGACTTCCTGAAGTCCCGCGACGACATCGCGGAGCTGGAGGAGACCGGACACGAGCGGCTGGTCCGCCTGCGCGAGCGCTGA
- a CDS encoding Gfo/Idh/MocA family protein, producing the protein MLTLPEPSVTPLRGGPTLRWGVLGPGGIAQDWVSTVHRHTDQRVVAVASRSSDRSQAFAVRHGIPHAFEGHEALLASPDVDVVYVAAPHAQHRPLALAAIAAGKHVLIEKPMALDAQEAEEISQAAKAAGVFAMEAMWTRYLPQSDLVSRLLADGAVGEVRTVTADLGWRWEYSAGDPRFDPTIGGGVMIDAGVYPLWFAHSVLGPIDSVHAIGSVAPTTAEIEAVIALRSASGALASLSASATTTTPGLASVYGTTGSILFDSSFVFPARLRILSDGGEHEWADESGLAGRDGLAWQATALAAYVAEGRTQSPLHSLDDSIAVLRVLDDVRRQIRRHAE; encoded by the coding sequence GTGCTGACGCTGCCCGAGCCGTCCGTCACGCCGCTGCGCGGTGGACCGACGCTGCGCTGGGGCGTCCTCGGCCCCGGAGGCATCGCTCAGGACTGGGTCAGCACGGTGCACCGGCACACCGACCAGCGCGTCGTCGCCGTCGCATCGCGCTCGAGTGACCGCTCGCAGGCGTTCGCCGTGCGTCACGGCATCCCGCACGCGTTCGAAGGTCATGAGGCGCTGCTCGCGTCGCCCGACGTCGACGTCGTCTACGTCGCGGCTCCGCACGCGCAGCACCGTCCGCTGGCACTCGCCGCGATCGCCGCGGGCAAGCACGTGCTGATCGAGAAGCCGATGGCGCTCGACGCGCAGGAGGCCGAGGAGATCTCTCAGGCGGCGAAGGCGGCGGGGGTCTTCGCGATGGAGGCGATGTGGACGCGGTACCTCCCGCAGTCCGACCTCGTCTCCCGGCTGCTCGCGGACGGAGCCGTGGGGGAGGTGCGCACGGTCACTGCGGATCTGGGATGGCGGTGGGAGTATTCGGCAGGCGACCCGCGCTTCGACCCGACGATCGGCGGTGGCGTGATGATCGACGCCGGCGTCTACCCGCTCTGGTTCGCGCACTCCGTTCTCGGACCGATCGACAGCGTGCACGCGATCGGAAGCGTCGCACCGACCACCGCGGAGATCGAAGCGGTCATCGCACTGCGCAGCGCCTCAGGAGCCCTGGCCTCGCTCTCGGCATCCGCCACGACGACGACCCCGGGGCTGGCGTCCGTGTACGGCACGACGGGAAGCATCCTGTTCGACTCGAGCTTCGTCTTCCCGGCACGCCTGAGGATCCTCAGCGACGGTGGCGAGCACGAATGGGCCGACGAGAGCGGCCTGGCCGGTCGCGACGGCCTGGCCTGGCAGGCGACGGCGCTCGCCGCCTACGTGGCGGAGGGGCGTACGCAGTCGCCGCTGCACTCGCTCGACGACTCGATCGCCGTGCTGCGCGTGCTCGATGACGTCCGTCGGCAGATTCGTCGTCACGCCGAGTGA
- the msuE gene encoding FMN reductase, which translates to MTAPYRIVAVSGSLHEPSKTTALVRAIADAVAERAPAEVTVVELTAVGPALAGALRREELPADVEAQLVAIEQADLLIVGSPVYRASFTGLFKHLFDFIGQYALVGKPVLLAATGGGERHALIIEHQLRPLFAFFQALTLPIGVYASTTDFDGYVVASELLRERIAVAAERSLPLVGYATTRPVEVLAG; encoded by the coding sequence ATGACAGCTCCCTATCGCATCGTGGCCGTATCCGGTTCTCTCCACGAGCCCAGCAAGACGACCGCTCTCGTCCGCGCGATCGCCGATGCCGTGGCAGAACGCGCGCCGGCCGAGGTGACCGTCGTCGAACTGACGGCCGTCGGTCCCGCCCTGGCCGGCGCGCTCCGCCGGGAGGAGCTTCCCGCCGACGTCGAGGCGCAGCTCGTCGCGATCGAGCAGGCCGACCTCCTCATCGTCGGAAGCCCGGTGTATCGGGCGTCGTTCACAGGACTGTTCAAGCATCTGTTCGACTTCATCGGACAGTACGCGCTCGTCGGCAAGCCGGTGCTGCTCGCCGCGACAGGCGGCGGGGAGCGGCACGCGCTCATCATCGAGCATCAGCTGCGACCCCTGTTCGCGTTCTTCCAGGCGCTGACGCTGCCGATCGGCGTGTACGCGAGCACCACGGACTTCGACGGCTACGTCGTGGCCTCCGAGCTCCTGCGGGAGCGCATCGCGGTCGCCGCCGAGCGGTCCCTCCCTCTCGTGGGCTACGCGACGACGCGACCGGTCGAGGTCCTCGCTGGGTGA
- a CDS encoding quinone oxidoreductase family protein yields MARAIVYTEIGTPDVLHLVEVPDPVAGPGEAVVRIEAAGVNPLDAKLRRGARPSPPIAEPRRVGFDGAGVVESLGDGVTGVAVGDRVAVRDAVGTYATHLAVPAERLSALPDAVTAAEGASLGIPIGTAYQCLRSLGVGDGDTLLVHAGSGAVGQAAIQFAVSWGATVIATGSPSRHEQLRDLGAIPVAYGDGLADRVREAAPTGVTVALDCIGTDEAIEVSKQLVADHDRIVTIVRGPDAAELGIRAFSGGAPQPLTAEELAWRAEAVPIAIGLLADGDFQIELGPELPLSEASHAHELIEAHAARGKIVLVP; encoded by the coding sequence ATGGCACGCGCGATCGTCTACACCGAAATCGGCACCCCCGACGTCCTGCATCTCGTGGAGGTCCCCGACCCCGTCGCCGGCCCCGGCGAAGCCGTCGTGCGGATCGAAGCGGCAGGTGTGAACCCGCTCGACGCGAAGCTGCGCCGCGGTGCGCGCCCCTCTCCGCCGATCGCCGAGCCCCGGCGCGTCGGATTCGATGGTGCGGGTGTCGTCGAGAGCCTCGGCGACGGCGTCACCGGCGTCGCCGTCGGCGACCGGGTCGCCGTCCGCGACGCCGTCGGCACCTACGCCACGCATCTGGCCGTCCCCGCCGAGCGCCTGTCGGCGCTCCCGGATGCCGTGACCGCCGCCGAGGGCGCGAGCCTGGGCATCCCGATCGGAACGGCGTACCAGTGCCTGCGTTCGCTGGGGGTCGGTGACGGCGACACGCTGCTCGTGCACGCGGGTTCCGGTGCGGTCGGGCAGGCCGCCATCCAGTTCGCGGTGTCCTGGGGCGCGACCGTCATCGCGACCGGCAGCCCTTCGCGCCACGAGCAGCTGCGCGACCTCGGCGCCATCCCCGTCGCCTACGGGGACGGGCTCGCCGATCGCGTTCGCGAAGCCGCGCCGACCGGTGTCACCGTGGCGCTGGACTGCATCGGCACGGATGAGGCGATCGAGGTGTCCAAGCAGCTGGTCGCCGATCACGATCGCATCGTGACGATCGTCCGAGGCCCCGACGCCGCCGAGCTCGGCATCCGCGCCTTCAGCGGTGGCGCTCCGCAGCCGCTGACCGCCGAGGAGCTCGCCTGGCGCGCCGAGGCGGTTCCCATCGCGATCGGCCTGCTCGCCGACGGCGACTTCCAGATCGAGCTCGGTCCCGAGCTTCCGCTGTCCGAGGCCTCCCACGCCCACGAGCTGATCGAGGCGCATGCGGCAAGGGGCAAGATCGTCCTGGTGCCGTAA